The following are encoded together in the Pseudoalteromonas shioyasakiensis genome:
- the lepB gene encoding signal peptidase I — protein MNWLLKVWKNNRSLILFICLMSVFRSAVADWYEVPTGSMNPTIVEGDRILTDKMAYDLRVPFSHISIMRTDEPQAGDIIVFDSKAANNRLIKRVIGVPGDTVTLVDNKLIINGKALDYALTDDKQEQQTLIENLAGVQHAIQVSKTPSVMQHFAPVVIPSDMYLAMGDNRDNSADSRVIGLVPRSELLGKAKRVIVSLDYDDYYLPRKERVLHDLYLAP, from the coding sequence ATGAACTGGCTTTTGAAGGTATGGAAAAATAATCGCTCATTGATTTTATTTATCTGCTTGATGAGTGTTTTTAGAAGTGCAGTGGCTGATTGGTATGAAGTGCCAACAGGTTCAATGAACCCGACCATCGTTGAAGGAGACCGTATTTTAACGGATAAAATGGCTTATGATCTGCGTGTGCCATTTAGTCATATTTCGATAATGCGTACTGATGAGCCACAAGCCGGTGATATTATTGTATTTGATTCTAAGGCTGCAAATAATCGCTTAATAAAGCGTGTTATTGGCGTGCCGGGCGATACAGTGACTTTAGTCGATAATAAATTGATCATAAACGGTAAAGCACTTGATTACGCATTAACTGATGATAAGCAAGAGCAGCAAACACTCATTGAAAACCTTGCAGGTGTTCAGCACGCTATTCAGGTATCAAAAACGCCTTCGGTGATGCAGCACTTTGCCCCTGTCGTTATTCCCAGCGATATGTATCTAGCGATGGGTGATAACCGTGATAATAGTGCAGACTCGCGAGTGATTGGCTTAGTGCCTCGCAGTGAGTTATTAGGTAAAGCTAAAAGAGTCATAGTGTCACTTGATTATGATGATTATTACTTACCTCGAAAAGAGCGGGTTTTACATGATTTGTACTTAGCGCCTTAG